From the genome of Streptomyces sp. NBC_01304:
TTGGACGGTACGGCGAAGATCGACGGCCTCGACGTGGACCAGGAAATGCGCTGGGCGTTCCTGGAGCCGCTGGCCTCGGAGGGCAAGGCTGACGAGTCGGTGCTCGCGGCCGAACTGGCCCGCGACGACACGGCCTCGGGCAAGCGCCACCAGGTCCGCTGCCTCGCCGCCCGCCCCTCCGCGGCGGTCAAGGCACAGGCGTGGGCCGCGGTGGTGGAGTCGGACGCGCTGTCCAACGCGCTGGTCGAGGCGACGATCGCCGGGTTCGGGCAGGCGTCGCAGCGCGCGCTGGTCGCGCCGTACACCGCGTCGTACTTCGATGCGATCGAGCGGGTGTGGGCCGAGCGCTCGATCCAGATCGGCATGGACGTGGTGCGCGGCCTGTTCCCGTCCCTGCAGGACTCGCAAGAGACGCTGGACGCGACGGACGCGTGGCTCTCCGCGCACGCCGACTCTGCTCCGGCCCTTCGCCGCCTGGTCCTGGAGGCCCGGGACGACCTGGCGAGGACGCTGCGCGGCCAGGCGTGCGACGTTGCGGCTGCGGCTGGTTAAGGGATCTTTCCCCCACCCCGCCCCTTCCCGTAAGGCTGCCGCCGGCATGAATCAGCCTGTCCGGCGTTTGAGGACAAAGCCGTCCGCAGGACTTTCGGGAAGGGGCGGGGTGGGGAGAAAATCAGCGCCGCAACAACCCCCGCTCCAGCGCGATCACCACCGCATGGGTGCGATCCTTCGCGTCGAGCTTCGCGAACAACCTCAGCAGATGCGTCTTCACGGTCGCCTCGGCGATGACAAGTCGGCGCCCGATCTCCGCGTTCGTCATCCCGTCCGCGACAGCGTTCAGCACATCCACCTCCCGCCCCGTCAAGGGGACTTGCACAGGCCGTCGCATCCGAGCCACCAACTTCTCCGCCACCCGAGGCGCCAGCACGGTCTCCCCCCGCGCCGCCGCGTGGATCGCCGCGACCAGCTGCTCCCGCGTCGCGTCCTTCAGCAAGTAGCCGATCGCCCCGGCCTCCACCGCCCGCTCGATCTCCGCATCGGTGTCGTACGTCGTCAGGATCAGTACCCGGGTACGCGGATGCCGCGCCACGATCTGAGCCGTGGTGGCGACCCCGTCGAGCACCGGCATCCGCAGGTCGAGCAGGGCCAGGTCGGGGGCGTGCTCCTCGATGAGTTCCAGGGCCGCCCGGCCGTCCCCGGCCTCGCCGACGATCTCGATGCTGGGCTCGCCGGACAGGAGGGCGACGACGCCGGCCCGCATGACCGTGTGGTCGTCGACCACGATGATGCGCAGCCGCTCACTGGCCGTCATGCGGAGACCTCCGTAGGAATCATGGCGAGGATGCGCGTCCCGTCGCCGACCGAGCTCGTCACGGTCAACTCCCCGCCCAGCTCGGCCAGCCGCTTGCGCATCCCGTCGAGGCCGAACCCCGGCGACGTACCGACGACGAAGCCGCGTCCGTCGTCCGTGACCTCCAGCTCGACCCCGCCCGGCTGCCGGGCCAGGACCACGCCCACGGCCGAGGCGCCGGCGTGCTTGCGTATGTTGGCCAGCGATTCCTGGGTGCAGCGCAGGAGCGCGAT
Proteins encoded in this window:
- a CDS encoding response regulator transcription factor, which translates into the protein MTASERLRIIVVDDHTVMRAGVVALLSGEPSIEIVGEAGDGRAALELIEEHAPDLALLDLRMPVLDGVATTAQIVARHPRTRVLILTTYDTDAEIERAVEAGAIGYLLKDATREQLVAAIHAAARGETVLAPRVAEKLVARMRRPVQVPLTGREVDVLNAVADGMTNAEIGRRLVIAEATVKTHLLRLFAKLDAKDRTHAVVIALERGLLRR